The window ACAACTGATTTTTGGAGTGTATCGGATACCCGTTCAAATAAAGGTGCTCGCCTTCTTAAAGCTTGGGATCCAGTTACTAATCCTGATTCAAATATTCCGGCATTATCTTATAGCGATACTAATAATGAATCTCGTTTTTCTTCTTATTTTGTTGAAAACGGTTCATACCTGAAACTTCGTAATATCCAGTTAGGATACAATATACCTCAGCAAGTATTGCATAAAATAAAAGTAGAAAAATTCCGCATCTATGCTAGTGCTCAGAATCTATTTACGATCAAAAGCAAAAATTTTACAGGCGTTGACCCTGAAAATCCAGGATGGGGTTATCCTATTCCTTTGACTGTGACCTTTGGCGTTAATGTTTCATTTTAAAAAGACCTTATACAATGAAAAAAATTAAATATTTAGTTTTGGCTTCCGTTTCAGCATTAATGCTCAACAGTTGCAATTTTCTTAATGAAACTCCTCAGGGAATCCTTGATGAAGAACAAGTAAAAGGTCCTGAGCAGATAGAAGGACTAGTATCTGCGGCTTATTCTTCTTTAGGAAATGACCATTATGATAAACCTTTCAGCCTTTGGCCATATGGTAACGTACGCTCTGATGATGCATATAAAGGAGGTAACGATGAAAATGATATTGCAGACTTTCATTTTTATGAAATATCAGAAAATATTAAATCAGATTTTGGTGAAGCAGATGGCTTATGGTTTTTTATTTATGAAGCAATTTCTCGTGCCAACTCAGCACTTAGTGTTTTGAAAAGTGTGGATAAATCTCAATTCCCTAATAAAGATGCCCGTATGGGAGAAATGTATTTTTTGAGAGGACACTTCTACTTTATGCTAAAAGAAGTTTTTGGACATATTCCTTTAGTTGATGAGGATACTCCGTTGAATGAGTATGATAAGATACCTAATACATTACCTAATGACAAACAATGGGAATTTATTTGCAATGACTTTAAAAAAGCATACGATTTATTACCGGTAGCTCAAAGTCAGGCTGGAAGAGCCAACAAGATTGCTGCAGCTGCTTATCTTGCAAAAGCTTATCTCTTTAAGGCTTATCGTCAGGATGAGAAAAATAGTGTGACAGAAATAAACGCTCAGGATTTAAATCAAGTATTGGATTATACACAAGTAGTGATGAATTCTTCTTATAAGTTAGAGCCGGATATAGCATGTAACTTTTTACCGGGAGCTTATCAAAACGGACCGGAATCATTGTTTGCAGTACAATATTCTACAGGAGACGGTACTATGTTTGGTCGTTTGAATTGGGGAGATGTACTTTCTGTGCCAATGGGATTAGGTTGTTGTGACTTCCATAAACCAAGTCAAAATTTGGTGAATGCTTTTAAAACAACTAACGGATTGCCCGAATTTGACTCCTTTGATAATATAAATTACGATAACACTCTTGATAAAGTAGACCCACGTTTATATCATACTGTTGCTCTTCCTGGAGTACCCTATAAGTATAATGAAGATTTAATTTATCAAGAGAAATGGAATAGAAATCCTTCTGTTTATGGTCTGTATGCTTCTTTGAAAGAAAATGTAGATCCTTCATGTGACTGTTTTGTAAATGTCTCTCCATTTTATGGAAACTCTAAAAATAGAATTGTATTACGTTATGCAGATGTTATATTAATGCGTGCTGAGGCTCTTATAGAACTGAATCGTGAACAAGAAGCACTTCCACTTATCAATCTGATTCGTGAACGTGCCAAGAATAGTACCACATTTATTCCGTATGCAAAAAATCTTAATATTTCCTTGTATCAAAATGGCGTAAATTGTGTATGGAATAAAGATTTTGCTCGTCAGGCACTTCGTTGGGAACGTCGTTTGGAACTTGCAATGGAAGGAAATCGTTTCTTTGATCTTGTACGTTGGGGTATTGCCAGTCAGGTTATGAACAATTATTTCAACAGCGAGTCTGCCCGACGTTCATTCCTTGCTGCCGGCAAGTTTGATAAGAATCAGGATGAATACATTCCAATACCTCAGCAACAGATAAATTTTACGAATGGGGTGTATAAGCAAAATCCAGGATGGAAATAATGTAGTCAAATTACAATTTATAAAGAGATATCAAAATGAAAAAATCTATATATATATTCTTTTCTTTAATAATGATATTAAGTTTAGTATCATGTAGCGAAGAGTACAACGGAATAAGCAATTCGGGTGAAGTGAAAATCAAGACCTTTTCTGCGAATGCTAAATTAGAAACATTGGATGAAAAATCTGGCCTGATTGAATTGGTATTCCCTTCTGCAACCGATTTGACCAAGATCAAACCTGTTATAACTCTATCTGAAGGTGCACATATTGTAAGCCCTGAAAATCCTGAAGGACCAATTGACCTTTCAAAATTGACAGCTTACCGTGTTGTCAATGGGAATCTTTATCATGATTATAATGTTGTGGCTTCTCATGTAAGTGATAAAACAAAAATCCTAACGTTTTCAATCGGCAAATATAAAGGGGTTATTGATCAGTCAGCCCGTACTATTACAGTGCTTTATCCAAAAGGGGAAAATGTCACAGCTTTAACCCCCAAATTTACAATTACCGATGGAGCAAAAATAGTATCACCAACTGCAACGACTCTTGATTTTACGAATCCGGTGGATTACAATATCTCCTATCTGGACGAAACATTTACCTACAAAGTAAAAGTAGTGCCTACTGATCTTACTCCGGTAGGATTCTTAGGAGAAGCTGCTACTGCTGGTGAAATTACTAATTTGGATGAAAAAGCTGCATGGAACTGGTTATCTGAGAATTTTGTAGATCCCGTTTACATTTCCTTTGATGCTATCAAGAAAGGTGCCGATTTAACTAAATATGGTGTACTTTGGTATCATTGTGACCCTGATAAACTTGAAATTCCGTCTATTGCTACT of the uncultured Bacteroides sp. genome contains:
- a CDS encoding DUF4960 domain-containing protein; its protein translation is MKKSIYIFFSLIMILSLVSCSEEYNGISNSGEVKIKTFSANAKLETLDEKSGLIELVFPSATDLTKIKPVITLSEGAHIVSPENPEGPIDLSKLTAYRVVNGNLYHDYNVVASHVSDKTKILTFSIGKYKGVIDQSARTITVLYPKGENVTALTPKFTITDGAKIVSPTATTLDFTNPVDYNISYLDETFTYKVKVVPTDLTPVGFLGEAATAGEITNLDEKAAWNWLSENFVDPVYISFDAIKKGADLTKYGVLWYHCDPDKLEIPSIATDATVIDALKKFHAQGGGLLLTSAGVSLGTSLDIAKNGKMWNNDWGYGNSPSTLGENWGMRFTGHENHPIFKGLRMEIGETSRFYIMGKGVKVKGHNAIWSFDTWTGYNFDVAKWQNENGGKQLASFYWDDAMNQRSIINEYERQNGNGATITIAVESYDWYNEDGSPANSYLDNLETLTGNILNYLAK
- a CDS encoding RagB/SusD family nutrient uptake outer membrane protein, translating into MKKIKYLVLASVSALMLNSCNFLNETPQGILDEEQVKGPEQIEGLVSAAYSSLGNDHYDKPFSLWPYGNVRSDDAYKGGNDENDIADFHFYEISENIKSDFGEADGLWFFIYEAISRANSALSVLKSVDKSQFPNKDARMGEMYFLRGHFYFMLKEVFGHIPLVDEDTPLNEYDKIPNTLPNDKQWEFICNDFKKAYDLLPVAQSQAGRANKIAAAAYLAKAYLFKAYRQDEKNSVTEINAQDLNQVLDYTQVVMNSSYKLEPDIACNFLPGAYQNGPESLFAVQYSTGDGTMFGRLNWGDVLSVPMGLGCCDFHKPSQNLVNAFKTTNGLPEFDSFDNINYDNTLDKVDPRLYHTVALPGVPYKYNEDLIYQEKWNRNPSVYGLYASLKENVDPSCDCFVNVSPFYGNSKNRIVLRYADVILMRAEALIELNREQEALPLINLIRERAKNSTTFIPYAKNLNISLYQNGVNCVWNKDFARQALRWERRLELAMEGNRFFDLVRWGIASQVMNNYFNSESARRSFLAAGKFDKNQDEYIPIPQQQINFTNGVYKQNPGWK